The Methylopila sp. M107 genome contains the following window.
AGGGCCTTCACGCCGTCGCCGGGTCGCGCATGGCCCAGCGAACGATCTGCCCGACGCCGAGGGCGCCCAGCGCGATCGCGGGCCGGCGCAGCGGCGGTCGGCGAAAGCCGTGCATCTCAGCGGCCCATCCCGGCAGCAGGTCGACGCCGGCCTGCATCATGAGCCCATAGGCTGGCGCGATGGCCCGCGCCGGCGCCGGCTGCGACAGCAGCGCTTCCGCGACGGTTTTCGTGCGCTCGTCCGCCTTCAGGCGCGGGCGCATCGCGTCGAGATACTCCGCGACCTCGGCGCGCGACGTCGGGACCCGTCCGGCGCCGAGCTTGCGCGCCACGACCGCCATCTCCCGAAAATAGCGGTCCTGGTCGGCAGGCGGCAGCAGCGGCTCGCGATAGCGCAGATAGGCGGCGAGAAAGCTGCGGACCTCCGCGACATGGACCCATGTCAGCAGCTCGGGATCGTTGGCGCTGTAGGGCGTTCCGTCCGGCAGCGCGCCCGAGACCTTGTCGTGAATCGCCCGCACCCGCGCGATCAAGCCTTCCGCGTCCTCGGTCGAGCCATAGGTCGTGCCGGAAATGAAGCGTGCGGTGCCTCGCAGGCGTCCCGCCATGTCGCCGCGGAAATCGGTGTGGTCCCAGACGCCCGCCAGCGCGCCCGGATGCAGCATCTGCAGGAGCAGCGCCCCGACGCCGCCGATCATCATCGACGTCACGTCGCGGTGGACCCGCCAGGCCGAGGAGCGCGGCCCGAACAGGCCGGCGTCCGACGGCGCCCGGCTTGAACCGGCTCCGCCGCCCGAGCCGATCATGCCCAGAATCTGGGTCCTGATCTCGCGTCGCGCGCGCTGGAGGAGGGGAGCCGACGCCATCGCCTCAGAGCTCGAAAATCAGCCAG
Protein-coding sequences here:
- a CDS encoding oxygenase MpaB family protein, with the protein product MASAPLLQRARREIRTQILGMIGSGGGAGSSRAPSDAGLFGPRSSAWRVHRDVTSMMIGGVGALLLQMLHPGALAGVWDHTDFRGDMAGRLRGTARFISGTTYGSTEDAEGLIARVRAIHDKVSGALPDGTPYSANDPELLTWVHVAEVRSFLAAYLRYREPLLPPADQDRYFREMAVVARKLGAGRVPTSRAEVAEYLDAMRPRLKADERTKTVAEALLSQPAPARAIAPAYGLMMQAGVDLLPGWAAEMHGFRRPPLRRPAIALGALGVGQIVRWAMRDPATA